From the Ignavibacteriales bacterium genome, one window contains:
- a CDS encoding T9SS type A sorting domain-containing protein: MRKLSYFVIIIIGVMIVTPIANAQNQVTFQVNMAVQHLSGIFGIGTDSVAVRGGFNNWGNSPGSPLWMKKNSSDTIYTAVWTFPDSLVGDTIEYKFFSSNVSASGGAGGGGGWEGDFAPPEGIAGHRWYKLTAGSQVIPTVFFDDVSVVMVVPTQTITFLCDMTVAAQMGYFYPDIDKVWVWGDGIPGGWGPGSQMIQNPLNPGHYLLSVSIVQNPGTVLGYTFHITTNRTTGRPLPYGGYDQGWHNNNYLYTTTGSDQVLSEIFYNGSSAVLTHDVTVIFSVNVKGAINARTGNPFPKVDSVYISGSDGNIGATVPEIAWINSAPWRASDINCKMYDNGTHGDLVAGDSIYSLKVKFLAGSGNNEKFMYNIMYNVGATSGDYYDITNVDQNEQNTVYSANCHEFVIPDSGGVVLRLTTNKFGDYLDNTTVAQITGVEKVLGTPTVFSLDQNYPNPFNPSTTIRYSIPQNGSVTLKVYNVLGEEVATLYDATQKAGVYEAQFNGANFASGVYFYSLHAGNYYSVKKLLLLK; encoded by the coding sequence ATGAGAAAGCTTTCATATTTTGTGATAATTATTATAGGTGTAATGATTGTAACTCCGATAGCTAACGCTCAGAACCAGGTCACATTTCAGGTTAATATGGCTGTGCAGCATCTAAGCGGCATCTTCGGAATTGGAACCGACTCCGTTGCAGTCCGAGGCGGTTTCAACAATTGGGGGAACTCTCCGGGCAGTCCATTATGGATGAAAAAAAATTCGAGTGACACCATTTACACGGCAGTTTGGACATTCCCGGATTCTTTAGTAGGAGATACTATAGAATACAAATTCTTTTCAAGCAATGTTAGTGCATCCGGTGGGGCGGGCGGCGGCGGCGGTTGGGAAGGAGATTTTGCTCCTCCGGAAGGAATCGCTGGACATCGCTGGTACAAGCTTACCGCTGGTAGTCAGGTGATTCCAACAGTGTTTTTTGATGATGTTAGTGTGGTAATGGTTGTCCCGACCCAGACCATCACTTTTCTATGCGATATGACCGTAGCTGCACAAATGGGATATTTTTATCCTGATATTGACAAAGTCTGGGTCTGGGGTGACGGTATTCCCGGTGGATGGGGACCTGGCTCTCAGATGATACAGAATCCGTTGAATCCAGGTCATTACTTATTGTCTGTTTCCATTGTGCAAAATCCCGGTACAGTTCTAGGATATACTTTCCATATAACAACCAATAGAACTACAGGTCGTCCTCTACCTTATGGCGGTTACGACCAGGGTTGGCACAACAACAATTATCTTTATACAACGACAGGGAGTGATCAAGTGTTGTCGGAGATATTTTACAATGGTTCTTCTGCAGTCTTGACACATGATGTTACGGTGATTTTTTCCGTTAATGTCAAAGGAGCCATCAACGCTAGGACAGGTAATCCATTTCCGAAGGTTGACAGCGTGTACATCAGCGGCAGTGACGGGAATATAGGTGCGACTGTTCCTGAGATCGCATGGATTAATAGTGCACCATGGCGTGCCAGCGATATCAATTGCAAGATGTATGACAATGGAACGCACGGAGATCTGGTCGCGGGTGATTCAATCTACTCACTCAAGGTGAAATTCCTCGCTGGATCCGGTAATAATGAAAAATTCATGTACAATATAATGTACAACGTTGGCGCAACAAGCGGCGACTACTATGACATTACTAATGTTGATCAAAATGAACAGAATACTGTTTATAGTGCAAACTGTCATGAGTTTGTGATCCCCGATTCTGGAGGTGTTGTTCTCAGATTGACCACCAACAAGTTTGGCGATTACTTAGATAATACTACTGTTGCCCAGATTACCGGTGTCGAAAAAGTTTTGGGAACTCCTACGGTTTTCAGTCTTGATCAAAATTATCCGAATCCATTCAACCCTTCGACGACTATTCGGTATTCCATTCCACAGAATGGCTCTGTTACGCTGAAAGTCTATAATGTTCTTGGTGAGGAAGTCGCCACTCTTTATGATGCCACACAGAAAGCCGGTGTGTACGAAGCCCAATTTAACGGCGCAAATTTCGCAAGTGGTGTGTACTTTTATTCACTTCATGCAGGGAATTATTATTCTGTAAAGAAACTGCTTCTACTGAAGTAA
- a CDS encoding nuclear transport factor 2 family protein produces MDKQIIYDFVSAINEHNVEKICSLMTDDHQFIDSQGNIALGKEKMRAGWIGYFQLFPDYKIEITDIFLNRNTIAAFGFASGTFEGLSERKENYWRLPASWKAVIKNNKIQLWQVYADSKIPFDIISKSKKQ; encoded by the coding sequence ATGGACAAACAGATTATCTACGACTTTGTTAGCGCTATCAACGAACACAACGTTGAAAAAATCTGTTCGCTCATGACGGACGATCATCAATTTATCGATTCTCAAGGAAACATAGCTCTAGGTAAAGAAAAAATGAGAGCAGGATGGATCGGATACTTTCAATTGTTTCCTGACTATAAAATCGAAATTACGGATATTTTTCTTAATAGAAATACTATTGCCGCGTTTGGTTTTGCAAGCGGGACATTTGAAGGATTGAGTGAAAGAAAAGAAAATTACTGGCGTCTACCAGCTTCTTGGAAAGCGGTCATTAAGAATAATAAAATTCAATTGTGGCAAGTGTATGCTGATTCAAAAATTCCATTTGATATTATCAGTAAAAGCAAAAAACAATAA
- a CDS encoding LacI family DNA-binding transcriptional regulator gives MKVRQITIYDIAKAAKVGVGTVSRVFNGSSRVSSDTKAKVLETARELHYQPHSYARWLTRRHVRTIAVMVPHFGHYFFHEILSAVQQKTEELNIDLVLYGGKAPDQVEANIIRAIQNGHTDGLILFSIMLSERYIKILKESGLPVVLADAESSHFDSFTIANSEGAYVATNHLIALGHTSVGMINAQLTTPPAIQRLEGYKRALDRHGIPYSDDLVKTSATDKWGGFYRDAGYQAMLEFLKLGPAMPKAFFVSSDIQAIGAIDALSENELRVPEDVAIVGFDDIELAQEMKLTTMRQPIFELGTLAVERIALRMSNHRTEIIHKSFSPSLVIRRSCGALRKD, from the coding sequence TTGAAAGTTAGACAAATAACGATTTATGACATAGCGAAGGCGGCTAAGGTTGGTGTTGGGACAGTATCCAGAGTTTTTAACGGCAGTTCTAGAGTCTCCTCAGATACTAAAGCGAAGGTATTGGAAACGGCAAGAGAGCTGCATTATCAACCGCATAGTTATGCCAGGTGGCTTACCAGACGGCACGTTCGCACAATAGCGGTCATGGTGCCTCATTTTGGCCATTACTTTTTCCATGAAATTTTATCTGCAGTCCAACAGAAGACAGAGGAATTAAATATCGATCTGGTTCTTTACGGAGGAAAGGCGCCAGATCAAGTGGAGGCAAATATCATTAGAGCAATTCAAAATGGGCACACAGATGGCTTGATTCTTTTTTCCATAATGTTGTCGGAACGGTATATAAAGATATTAAAAGAATCCGGTCTACCGGTCGTGTTGGCTGATGCAGAATCTTCACATTTCGATTCCTTTACAATTGCGAATTCAGAGGGTGCGTATGTAGCGACAAATCATTTAATTGCGCTAGGCCATACTTCTGTCGGTATGATTAATGCGCAATTGACAACACCACCTGCAATTCAGAGACTGGAGGGTTACAAGCGTGCGCTGGATAGACATGGGATTCCATATTCCGATGATCTGGTCAAAACAAGTGCGACAGATAAATGGGGTGGGTTTTATCGTGACGCAGGATATCAAGCCATGCTTGAGTTTTTGAAACTTGGTCCGGCGATGCCGAAAGCTTTTTTTGTTTCCTCAGATATTCAGGCCATCGGTGCGATTGATGCCTTGTCTGAAAATGAGCTTAGAGTTCCGGAAGATGTTGCAATAGTCGGATTCGATGACATCGAGCTTGCACAAGAAATGAAGTTAACAACAATGCGGCAGCCTATTTTTGAATTGGGGACACTTGCGGTAGAACGAATCGCGTTGAGGATGTCAAACCATAGAACTGAAATTATACATAAGAGCTTTTCACCTTCGCTTGTTATCAGGCGTAGTTGCGGGGCTCTGAGAAAAGACTAA
- a CDS encoding TonB-dependent receptor gives MRKVVTIVIVCLLSFKVYAGDSGKIAGRVVDALTKEPLAGANIIVVGTTRGTVVDLEGRYAILNLSPGTYSIRASALGYQAMEIANLRVSIDLTTVADFILTESAITTQAVVVMAERPLVQKDMTSSTAIVDSKKIEALPITSFQDVLALQAGVVAGHFRGGRSGEVTYLLDGIPMTDPNTGSAVINVNTNSIQEMQLVTGAFNAEYGNAMSGIVNIATKNGGNELKGNITAYSGGYVTSHSDIFTGLQKVNPFNSQWLEVSLNGPIVSNDLFFYIDARHYYTAGNLFGIRKFNTFDITNARAASTADWNIQETGDGATVPMAPYLEMYLQAKLTYKPSATFQISYNCILNNNRGKDYNFAFKYNPDGELSNFTKGYVNNLNITHTINSKTYYNVGASYFFHDYREYLDQSPFSLSDLFNRRDPFNQDYVNTALLQAPEGTFVTGGTIMAHNVNNTGSYLVKFDITSQATDNHMIKGGLEFNKYQLFLHYINLQMPQGDINRDPVLDGKPFLEGPVVIPSIESLNNQLYLHRPMQFSAYLQDKMEFKSLIVNFGVRFDWFHPDGQVLANPADPNVYWPLQPQYQDSVIAPGVTDTTLLHQIAVQKRMGFWYKNATDKYQFSPRLGVSFPITDQGIIHFSYGLFFQMPSFYQLYQSPGYKLRIAGSTFLGTIGNPDLNPEQTTKGELGLQQQLSDDISIDITGYFNDIRNLSGTLNEIIYVYGGAAEYSKFVNTDFGFVRGLVISIDKRLANSWAATLDYTFQIAKGNASDPNAAVNLLNSGVLPETQLIPLDWDQLQTLNVTLSYANPSNWGASFNFRYGSGTPYTPQGLTNVGQLVYNSAIKPATYNLDARIYKDFKIGGKTLSLFLRIINLLDTKNPLNVYTDTGLPNVSLAEEQIISTNPSQRISTVHDWYTNPTFYSEPRRVEFGTTISF, from the coding sequence ATGCGAAAAGTTGTTACTATTGTAATTGTATGTTTGCTCTCGTTTAAAGTTTACGCGGGCGATAGTGGAAAGATTGCAGGACGCGTCGTTGATGCTTTGACAAAAGAGCCTCTGGCTGGAGCTAATATCATAGTTGTGGGAACAACACGCGGCACTGTCGTTGATCTAGAGGGCAGATATGCAATTCTGAATTTATCACCGGGAACATATTCTATCCGTGCAAGTGCTTTGGGATACCAGGCAATGGAAATTGCAAACCTTCGCGTCTCCATTGACTTAACAACTGTTGCCGATTTCATTCTTACGGAATCGGCAATAACTACCCAGGCGGTCGTCGTAATGGCAGAGCGCCCACTTGTTCAGAAGGATATGACCTCCTCTACTGCTATCGTGGACAGCAAAAAAATTGAAGCTCTCCCTATCACGAGTTTCCAAGATGTGCTCGCATTGCAGGCTGGAGTAGTGGCTGGTCATTTCAGGGGAGGAAGAAGTGGTGAAGTGACGTACTTGCTTGATGGGATTCCGATGACCGATCCAAATACCGGCAGCGCTGTCATAAATGTCAACACAAACTCGATTCAGGAGATGCAGCTTGTTACAGGAGCATTCAATGCCGAATATGGAAATGCAATGAGCGGCATAGTCAACATTGCCACGAAGAATGGTGGTAATGAATTGAAGGGCAACATTACTGCGTATTCGGGAGGGTACGTCACCAGTCATTCGGACATATTCACTGGTCTTCAGAAGGTCAACCCATTTAATAGCCAGTGGCTGGAAGTGTCGTTGAATGGACCAATTGTGAGCAATGATCTTTTTTTCTATATAGATGCCAGACACTATTATACGGCAGGAAATCTGTTCGGGATAAGAAAATTTAATACTTTTGATATAACGAATGCAAGAGCAGCATCTACAGCAGACTGGAATATTCAGGAGACGGGCGACGGCGCAACTGTGCCCATGGCTCCTTATTTAGAAATGTACTTACAAGCTAAGTTAACCTATAAACCTTCTGCGACCTTCCAGATTTCATATAATTGTATACTCAACAACAATCGAGGAAAAGATTATAATTTTGCATTCAAATATAATCCTGACGGAGAGCTTAGCAATTTTACTAAAGGCTATGTGAATAACCTCAACATAACACACACCATTAACTCAAAAACCTACTATAATGTTGGCGCTTCTTACTTCTTTCATGACTACAGAGAATATCTCGATCAAAGCCCATTTTCATTGTCCGATCTTTTTAATCGGCGAGATCCATTCAATCAAGATTACGTAAACACCGCGCTCTTACAGGCTCCGGAGGGTACATTTGTCACCGGAGGAACTATTATGGCGCACAATGTAAACAACACCGGCTCGTATCTAGTGAAGTTTGACATAACAAGCCAAGCAACAGATAATCATATGATAAAAGGGGGCTTAGAATTTAACAAGTATCAATTATTTCTCCATTATATCAATCTACAAATGCCTCAGGGAGACATTAACCGAGATCCAGTTCTTGATGGAAAACCGTTTCTCGAAGGTCCCGTCGTTATTCCGAGTATAGAATCACTTAACAACCAGTTGTACCTTCATCGACCGATGCAATTTTCTGCTTACCTTCAGGACAAAATGGAGTTCAAGTCACTCATAGTAAACTTTGGTGTCCGGTTTGATTGGTTTCACCCTGACGGACAAGTGCTCGCAAATCCTGCTGATCCAAATGTCTATTGGCCTCTTCAACCGCAGTACCAGGATAGCGTGATAGCTCCTGGTGTAACGGATACCACTTTGCTACATCAAATAGCGGTTCAGAAAAGAATGGGGTTCTGGTACAAGAATGCTACAGATAAATATCAATTCAGTCCAAGGCTAGGAGTGTCATTCCCAATAACCGATCAGGGCATAATACATTTCTCTTATGGACTTTTCTTCCAAATGCCTTCTTTCTACCAATTGTACCAAAGTCCAGGATATAAATTGCGAATAGCTGGCAGTACATTTCTCGGGACTATTGGTAATCCCGATCTCAATCCCGAACAAACTACGAAAGGAGAGCTAGGTTTGCAGCAACAACTTTCCGATGACATTTCGATAGATATCACAGGTTACTTCAACGATATCCGGAATCTATCAGGCACATTGAACGAAATCATCTATGTGTATGGTGGGGCAGCGGAATATAGCAAATTTGTCAACACAGATTTTGGATTCGTCAGAGGTTTAGTGATATCGATCGACAAGAGGTTAGCCAATTCTTGGGCTGCTACGCTAGATTACACCTTTCAAATTGCGAAGGGGAACGCGTCGGATCCCAATGCTGCAGTTAATTTGCTGAACAGTGGCGTATTACCGGAAACCCAGCTCATACCTCTTGACTGGGACCAACTGCAAACACTAAATGTGACACTTAGTTATGCCAACCCCTCGAATTGGGGAGCGAGTTTCAACTTTCGTTATGGCAGTGGGACTCCCTATACACCGCAAGGATTGACCAACGTTGGACAGTTAGTATATAATTCTGCAATAAAACCTGCGACTTATAATCTCGATGCACGAATCTACAAAGATTTTAAGATTGGTGGGAAGACCCTATCACTTTTCCTGCGGATCATAAATCTTCTAGACACTAAGAACCCGCTCAACGTTTATACAGATACAGGTTTACCAAACGTCTCTCTGGCAGAGGAACAGATAATTTCTACGAATCCATCGCAACGAATATCAACGGTACATGACTGGTACACAAATCCAACTTTTTACTCAGAGCCGAGGAGAGTTGAATTTGGAACCACAATTTCGTTCTAA
- a CDS encoding PorV/PorQ family protein produces MKIKFLAIVFVLSTSQVYPQNKVGTTAAAFLGIGAGPRAIGMGGAFTAVASDPSALYWNPAGVSRTGQTEVLFEYTNYFFGISYNYFAGVVALNEDNAIGVSITNLNYGSDVVTTLSAPEGTGQTWSASDWAVGVTYSRNLTDRFSIAGTAKMIVQNIWRESATGWALDGGVLYITPFNDMKIGMEIANFGTDMQLTGSDLFVSYDSNPSMEGNNKNIPAQYYTNSYPLPLFFRVGLSMDVVQLGDHRLTVAADAIHPSDNLQSVNVGAEYSWGNLVFLRAGYKSLFQSNSQEGLTLGVGFHYQIDTHLIAKIDYGFEDYGLLKNLQEFSFSIGF; encoded by the coding sequence ATGAAAATAAAATTTTTAGCAATTGTGTTTGTTTTGAGTACTTCACAGGTTTATCCACAAAACAAAGTCGGCACAACTGCTGCAGCGTTCTTAGGCATAGGCGCCGGCCCGCGCGCGATAGGAATGGGAGGTGCTTTTACGGCAGTAGCAAGCGACCCTTCGGCGCTCTATTGGAATCCCGCTGGCGTATCAAGAACCGGCCAAACTGAAGTTTTATTTGAATATACAAATTATTTTTTCGGGATAAGTTACAATTACTTTGCGGGTGTTGTTGCTCTTAACGAAGATAATGCCATTGGAGTGAGCATAACCAATCTTAACTATGGTAGTGATGTTGTGACGACACTTTCTGCACCTGAGGGCACAGGGCAGACTTGGAGTGCAAGCGACTGGGCGGTAGGGGTCACTTATTCAAGGAATCTCACGGATAGATTCTCCATTGCTGGGACCGCAAAGATGATAGTACAGAACATTTGGCGCGAATCGGCAACAGGTTGGGCGCTTGACGGCGGTGTACTATATATTACTCCGTTTAATGACATGAAAATAGGGATGGAAATAGCAAACTTTGGTACGGATATGCAGCTAACCGGATCTGATCTTTTCGTCTCTTATGATTCGAATCCTTCAATGGAAGGGAATAACAAAAATATCCCGGCACAATATTACACTAATTCTTACCCTCTCCCTTTATTCTTTAGAGTCGGGTTGTCGATGGACGTTGTACAGTTGGGTGATCATCGTTTGACAGTGGCTGCTGACGCGATACATCCAAGTGACAACTTACAAAGCGTGAATGTTGGAGCAGAATATTCGTGGGGCAATTTGGTCTTTCTGAGGGCAGGTTACAAATCGCTTTTTCAATCTAATAGCCAGGAAGGACTAACCCTTGGGGTTGGATTTCACTACCAGATAGATACCCATTTGATTGCAAAGATTGATTATGGTTTTGAGGATTATGGGTTATTAAAAAATCTTCAAGAATTTTCATTTTCAATAGGATTTTAA
- a CDS encoding transposase yields the protein MAVLVVVGLNRQGQKEILSLVEGYRESAGSWREVLRDLKRRGLQWIGLMIADGSLGLWNALRDVFPQTKRQRCFLHYMRPVVL from the coding sequence ATGGCTGTTCTGGTGGTTGTTGGCCTAAATCGGCAAGGGCAAAAAGAGATCTTGAGCCTTGTCGAAGGGTATCGTGAAAGCGCTGGCTCTTGGCGCGAAGTGCTTCGTGACTTAAAACGACGTGGCTTGCAGTGGATAGGTTTGATGATTGCTGATGGATCTCTGGGCTTGTGGAATGCTCTGCGGGATGTATTTCCACAGACGAAGCGTCAACGCTGCTTTCTGCATTATATGCGTCCCGTTGTTTTGTAA
- the greA gene encoding transcription elongation factor GreA, with protein MGESNNGKVYLTREKLTELEHELREMKTIGRADMAAKIAEARGYGDLSENAEYDAAKEAQQHLELRIAKLEETLSRTQIIDTNNLQTDKVYILSLVKIQDQRTKQIIEYRLVAPEEADFEKNKISFTSPIGKGLLGKKPGETIQIKVPAGMLEYKIIEIGR; from the coding sequence ATGGGAGAAAGTAATAACGGTAAAGTATATCTCACGCGTGAAAAACTCACAGAGCTTGAGCATGAACTGCGCGAAATGAAAACGATCGGCCGTGCAGATATGGCGGCAAAGATTGCCGAAGCGCGCGGCTATGGTGATTTAAGTGAAAACGCAGAGTACGATGCCGCTAAAGAAGCACAGCAGCACCTTGAACTCCGTATTGCGAAGCTCGAGGAAACACTTTCGCGTACACAAATCATCGATACGAATAATTTGCAAACAGATAAAGTCTACATTCTCTCGCTTGTGAAGATTCAAGATCAGCGCACCAAACAAATCATCGAGTACCGGCTTGTTGCACCCGAAGAAGCCGACTTCGAAAAAAATAAGATCTCTTTCACTTCGCCGATCGGTAAAGGATTGCTCGGCAAAAAACCTGGCGAAACCATCCAAATCAAAGTGCCTGCCGGTATGCTGGAGTATAAAATTATAGAAATCGGCCGGTAG
- a CDS encoding class IV adenylate cyclase — protein MPQNLELKARISSVSEAVRAAHRLNAHAKGVLQQRDIYYRVPRGRLKLRIIKDRSAELIFYNRPNKKGSRYSDYVVLPVDDAILTNALCTAAFGQKVIVEKKRRLFLYKNSRIHLDEVRGLGTFIEFEVLVNYGKRQAQKLLDVLSKEFAIKPAAVIGISYSDMLLHKQ, from the coding sequence ATGCCGCAGAATTTAGAACTGAAAGCACGCATTTCATCGGTTTCTGAGGCTGTTCGTGCCGCGCATCGTCTGAACGCACACGCAAAAGGCGTTTTACAACAGCGTGATATTTACTACAGGGTTCCTCGCGGCCGGCTTAAGCTCAGAATCATAAAAGATCGTTCCGCAGAACTGATCTTCTACAATCGTCCGAATAAAAAAGGAAGCCGTTATTCCGATTACGTTGTGCTTCCCGTCGATGATGCAATACTCACAAACGCTTTGTGTACAGCGGCATTTGGACAGAAGGTAATAGTGGAGAAGAAACGCCGCCTTTTTCTCTATAAAAATTCCCGAATCCATCTTGATGAAGTGCGCGGACTTGGAACGTTTATAGAATTTGAAGTACTCGTGAATTATGGAAAACGGCAAGCGCAAAAATTGCTGGATGTGCTCTCCAAGGAATTCGCAATCAAGCCGGCGGCAGTCATTGGCATTTCCTACTCTGATATGCTTCTTCATAAGCAGTAA